ATTGTGCAGCTTGAAGACCACGCCCTTCAGGTTCAGCAGGATGTCGACGACATCTTCGCGAACGCCCGGGATGGTCGAGTATTCGTGCACCACGCCCGTCATCTGGACTTCGGTCGGCGCGTAGCCGGTCATCGAAGACAGCAGGATGCGGCGCAGGGCGTTGCCCAGCGTGTGACCGTAGCCACGCTCGAACGGCTCCATCACGATCTTGGCATGGTGCGTGCCGACCGGTTCGACTTCAATGGAGCGCGGCTTCAGGAAACCTTGAGTGGACATTTACTGTGTTCCTTTTCAATACCCTCGGCTCGTTACACCGATAAGGCTGATGGACAGGGTGAAACTTGAAACGCGGACGATGCGAAAAACACCGGCCGATACTTACCGCAAAGCCCGCTCCGCCTGAAGGCGAAAAGCGGGCTGCTGCGGGACGTGCAAACGGGTCGCGAGACCAGCTCGCCGGCGCCTTGCGAAGGTAGCGCCGGCAGGCCTGATTAACGCGAGTACAGTTCGACGACCATCGATTCGTTGATGTCGCGAGCGACGTCAGCGCGATCGGGGGCCGACTTGAACGTACCGGTCAACTTGGTCGTATCGACTTCCACCCACTGGGGGATGCCGATGCTGGTGGCCAGGTCGAGCGATTCCTTGATGCGGCCTTGCTTCTTGGCCTTTTCGCGGACCGACACGACGTCGCCAGCCTTGACCAGCATCGAAGCGATGTCAGCCGTGTGGCCGTTCAGTTCGATGGCGCGGTGGCTCACCAGCTGGCGAGCTTCGGCGCGGGTCGAGCCGAAACCCATGCGGTAGACGACGTTGTCCAGGCGCGATTCCAGCAGCTGGATCAGCGTTTCGCCGGTGTTGCCACGGCGACGCTCGGCTTCAGCGAAGTACTTGCGGAATTGCTTTTCCAGCACGCCGTACATGCGCTTGAGCTTTTGCTTTTCGCGCAGTTGCAGACCGTAGTCGGAAGTGCGGGCACCCGAAGTGCGGCCGTGTTGGCCAGGCTTGGAATCCAGCTTGCACTTGGAATCCAGCGAGCGGCGGGCGCTCTTCAGGAACAGATCAGTACCCTCGCGACGCGAGAGCTTGCATTTGGGTCCAGTATAACGAGCCATGTGGATTCCCTTTAGATACGACGACGCTTCGGCGGACGGCAGCCGTTGTGCGGAACGGGCGTGATGTCGGCGATGGACGAAATCTTGATGCCCAGCGCGTTCAGAGCGCGGACCGACGATTCGCGACCAGGACCGGGGCCCTTGATACGCACTTCCAGCGTCTTGATGCCGTACTCCAGCGCGACGCGGCCAGCCGTTTCAGCAGCGACCTGCGCGGCGAACGGGGTCGACTTGCGCGAGCCCTTGAAACCAGCACCGCCCGACGTGGCCCACGACAGCGCGTTGCCCTGACGATCGGTGATGGTGATGATGGTGTTGTTGAACGAAGCGTGAACGTGCGCGATGCCGTCCGAGACGTTCTTCTTGACCTTTTTGCGCACGCGCGAAGCGCCGCTGGTGGAAGCTTTCGCCATAATCCAGTTCCTCGATTATTTCTTCAGGGACGCAGCAGCACGACGCGGGCCCTTGCGGGTCCGGGCGTTGGTGCGAGTGCGCTGGCCGCGCACGGGCAAACCGCGCTTGTGACGCATACCGCGGTAGGTTCCCAGGTCGATCAAACGCTTGATCGAGAGCTGTACTTCACGACGCAGGTCGCCTTCAACCGTGAACAGACCAACATGTTCGCGGACGCGTTCCAATTCAGCGTCGTTCAGATCCTTGACCTTCTTGTCAAAGGGTACGTTTGCCGCTTCGCAAATCTTGCGAGCGCGCGTACGACCGATGCCAAAAATGGCGGTCAGTCCGATCTCGGCGTGCTGTTGCGGCGGGATGTTAATGCCAGCAATACGGGCCATGACTATTCCTTGAATAAATCTGTTGCGTAGTCGCTAACCCGAGTTAGCCTTGACGCTGCTTGTGACGCGGGTCGGTGCAGATAACGCGCACCACGCCGTGACGTTTGATAACTTTGCAGTTGCGGCAGATCCGCTTAACCGATGCCATTACTTTCATGGTTGACTCCTAATTTTCCGTAATCCGGTTCCGCTCATTTGGAGCGGAAAACTATCCTGGCTCGCGTCAGATCATAGGGCGTGAGCTCCACTGTGACCTTGTCACCCGGCAGGATCCGGATGTAATGCATACGCATCTTGCCGGAAATATGGCCCAACACCACGTGGCCGTTTTCGAGCTTGACGCGAAATGTCGCGTTCGGGAGGTTCTCAAGAACCTCGCCTTGCATCTGAATGACGTCGTCCTTGGACATTCTTTTGCTTACCGCATCGGCAAACCCGCGCCCTTGAAGTTAGCCTTCTTGAGCAACGAGTCGTACTGGTGAGACATCATGTAGGCCTGAACCTGCGCCATGAAATCCATCGTCACCACCACAATAATCAACAGGGACGTACCACCGAAGTAGAAGGGAACGTTCCAGCGCATCACCAAGAATTCCGGCAACAGGCACACCAACGTGATGTAGATGGCACCTGCGAGCGTCAGACGCATCAGGATCTTGTCGATGTAGCGCGCTGTTTGTTCGCCCGGACGGATGCCCGGAACAAACGCACCACTCTTCTTCAGGTTGTCCGCCGTTTCGCGGCTGTTGAACACCAGAGCCGTGTAGAAAAAGCAGAAGAAAATAATCGCGACCGAGTACAGCGTGATGTAGAGCGGTTGACGAGGCGACAGGGCCGCAGCCAGGTCGCTAAGCCAGCGCATGTTCTCACTGCTGGAGAACCAGCTCGTGATCGTGGCCGGGAACAGAATGATCGACGATGCGAAGATCGGCGGAATCACCCCTGCCATGTTCAGCTTCAGCGGCAAATGCGAGCTTTGACCACCGTAGACCTTGTTGCCGACCTGACGCTTGGCGTAGTTCACCGTGATCTTGCGCTGTCCGCGTTCCACGAACACCACAAAAGCGGTAACCAGCACCACCAGAGCCACGATGAACAGTGCCGAAAGCACGGACATCGAGTTGGTGCGGACCAGGTCCAACAGTGCAGCCAGCGCCGCGGGCAGACCCGCAACGATACCTGCGAAGATCAGGATGGAAATCCCGTTGCCCAGACCACGTTCCGTGATTTGCTCACCCAGCCACATGACGAACATGGTGCCGGTGACCAAGGTCACGACGGTCGTAAAGCGGAACAGCATGCCCGGATCGATCACCAGTCCCTGCTGGGACTCCAACGCTACCGAAATGCCCACAGCCTGCACCAGCGCCAGCACGACCGTGCCGTAGCGGGTGTATTGGGTGATCTTCCGACGGCCGGCTTCGCCCTCTTTCTTGAGCGATTCCAGCGACGGCACCACCACAGACATCAGCTGCATGATGATGGATGCCGAAATGTACGGCATGATCCCCAGGGCAAAAATCGAGAAGCGCGAGAGCGCCCCGCCCGAGAACATGTTGAACAGGCCCAGGATCCCGCCCTGGTTCTGACGGAACAAGTCCGCCAGCGCATCCGGGTTGATGCCCGGCACGGGGATGTGTGTACCCAAACGGTAAACCACCAGGGCGAGCACCAGGAACACGAGGCGGCGCTTCAAATCGCCGTACCGTGCTCCGGTTTTGCCCAATGCCTGCGCGTTAGCCACTCGTCACCTCGTGATCAAGCAAGCGAGCCGCCCGCGGCTTCGATGGCGGCGCGAGCGCCGGCCGTCGCGGTAATGCCCTTGAGCACGACCTTGCGCGAGAGTTCACCCGACTTGATGACCTTGGCGAAACGAACCGCCTGGCCAATCACGCCAGCGGCCTTCAGCACTTGCACGTCGACTTCGTCGATGGGCAGGGCTTGCAGGTCCGACAGACGGACTTCGGCGTACAGGTGCTGGCCGAGCGGGGTGAAACCACGCTTGGGCAGACGACGCTGCAGCGGCATTTGACCGCCTTCGAAGCCAACCTTATGGAAACCGCCCGAACGCGACTTCTGACCCTTGTGACCACGGCCGGCGGTCTTACCCAGACCCGAACCGATGCCACGGCCGACGCGGCGCTTGGCGTGCTTGCTGCCCTCGGCGGGCTTCAGCGAATTAAGTTGCATATCCGACATGGTGATTCCTTAGGCTTCCGAGACGGAAACGAGATAATCCACCTTACGGATCATCCCACGCACCTCGGGCGTATCGACCAGCACGCGGCTGCTGTTGATACGGCCCAAGCCCAAACCGCGAACCGTGTCACGGTGCGATTGCTTGGTACCGATCACCGAGCGCACGAGGGTCACTTTGATCTGCTTCTGAGCCATGATTTACCCCAGGATTTCTTCGACCGACTTGCCGCGCTTGGCAGCAACATCAGCCGGGGTCATGGAGGCGCGCAGGCCGTTCAACGTGGCGCGAACCATGTTGTAGGGGTTGCTCGAGCCCAGGCTCTTGGCAACCACGTTACGCACACCCATCACATCAAAAATAGCGCGCATCGGGCCGCCGGCGATAACGCCGGTACCTTCAGCAGCGGGCGAGATCAGCACGGTAGCGGCGCCATGCTTGCCAACCACGGTGTGGTGCAGCGTGCCGTTCTTCAGAGCGACCTTGAACATGCCACGACGGGCCTGTTCCATAGCCTTC
The sequence above is drawn from the Achromobacter xylosoxidans genome and encodes:
- the rplO gene encoding 50S ribosomal protein L15 yields the protein MSDMQLNSLKPAEGSKHAKRRVGRGIGSGLGKTAGRGHKGQKSRSGGFHKVGFEGGQMPLQRRLPKRGFTPLGQHLYAEVRLSDLQALPIDEVDVQVLKAAGVIGQAVRFAKVIKSGELSRKVVLKGITATAGARAAIEAAGGSLA
- the rpmJ gene encoding 50S ribosomal protein L36: MKVMASVKRICRNCKVIKRHGVVRVICTDPRHKQRQG
- the rpsM gene encoding 30S ribosomal protein S13, with amino-acid sequence MARIAGINIPPQQHAEIGLTAIFGIGRTRARKICEAANVPFDKKVKDLNDAELERVREHVGLFTVEGDLRREVQLSIKRLIDLGTYRGMRHKRGLPVRGQRTRTNARTRKGPRRAAASLKK
- the infA gene encoding translation initiation factor IF-1; protein product: MSKDDVIQMQGEVLENLPNATFRVKLENGHVVLGHISGKMRMHYIRILPGDKVTVELTPYDLTRARIVFRSK
- the secY gene encoding preprotein translocase subunit SecY, which translates into the protein MANAQALGKTGARYGDLKRRLVFLVLALVVYRLGTHIPVPGINPDALADLFRQNQGGILGLFNMFSGGALSRFSIFALGIMPYISASIIMQLMSVVVPSLESLKKEGEAGRRKITQYTRYGTVVLALVQAVGISVALESQQGLVIDPGMLFRFTTVVTLVTGTMFVMWLGEQITERGLGNGISILIFAGIVAGLPAALAALLDLVRTNSMSVLSALFIVALVVLVTAFVVFVERGQRKITVNYAKRQVGNKVYGGQSSHLPLKLNMAGVIPPIFASSIILFPATITSWFSSSENMRWLSDLAAALSPRQPLYITLYSVAIIFFCFFYTALVFNSRETADNLKKSGAFVPGIRPGEQTARYIDKILMRLTLAGAIYITLVCLLPEFLVMRWNVPFYFGGTSLLIIVVVTMDFMAQVQAYMMSHQYDSLLKKANFKGAGLPMR
- the rpsK gene encoding 30S ribosomal protein S11, which codes for MAKASTSGASRVRKKVKKNVSDGIAHVHASFNNTIITITDRQGNALSWATSGGAGFKGSRKSTPFAAQVAAETAGRVALEYGIKTLEVRIKGPGPGRESSVRALNALGIKISSIADITPVPHNGCRPPKRRRI
- the rpsD gene encoding 30S ribosomal protein S4; this translates as MARYTGPKCKLSRREGTDLFLKSARRSLDSKCKLDSKPGQHGRTSGARTSDYGLQLREKQKLKRMYGVLEKQFRKYFAEAERRRGNTGETLIQLLESRLDNVVYRMGFGSTRAEARQLVSHRAIELNGHTADIASMLVKAGDVVSVREKAKKQGRIKESLDLATSIGIPQWVEVDTTKLTGTFKSAPDRADVARDINESMVVELYSR
- the rpsE gene encoding 30S ribosomal protein S5 codes for the protein MAKVQGKNAAEKENDDGLREKMIAVNRVSKVVKGGRTMSFAALTVVGDGDGRIGMGKGKAREVPVSVQKAMEQARRGMFKVALKNGTLHHTVVGKHGAATVLISPAAEGTGVIAGGPMRAIFDVMGVRNVVAKSLGSSNPYNMVRATLNGLRASMTPADVAAKRGKSVEEILG
- the rpmD gene encoding 50S ribosomal protein L30, which produces MAQKQIKVTLVRSVIGTKQSHRDTVRGLGLGRINSSRVLVDTPEVRGMIRKVDYLVSVSEA